From Aegilops tauschii subsp. strangulata cultivar AL8/78 chromosome 5, Aet v6.0, whole genome shotgun sequence:
ATTTTTGTTCCTCTCCAATCAGATTCAACCCACACCAGGGATACTGTAGTTGAAAGGTTGGACATCCAGTAGTAGGAGGGAGATGGTTGCTCAAGTGTGAGGTCAGGTTGTTATCTTTCATCACGGAAGCCAAAGTTGAAGAGTTTTTTCAGATATGGCTATCTGTCCTAGATGCCCAATGCCCAATCCCCAATGTCATGGTACTGAATAACATTGAACATTGAGCTTGTGTGATTCCATCATATAGTTCTGTTAAGTCCGTTAGAATAAGATGGACCATAAAACACAGTGCCTAAGACAGATGTAGCCATGTAATTTGCTTACCATTCCTTAAAGACAGATGTCCAATTCTAACAATTCACAAGATTGTTGTTTAAATTGCAGAAACCCTTTGACTTGCCTCTTTGTAGCCCTTGTCGAGGAATGTACGTGATTGATCTAGTATTCATAGAAGTGGTGAAAAAACGAAGGGGTCGGATCATCTGACAAGCAGCTACTCTCAGCGTATGCCGAGACTGAGATCCGTGCACATTCGACGATGGGATGGGTGGATGGATCTCCAATGATATCTGCAACCTGGACATAGGATTTGTGGCCCCCGCGCGAAGCGTCGAGGCTGCAATACAAGTCTATGCAAAGGTCGATGACCAACACCCTCAGCATTTGAGGTTCACCGACTTGAGCACTGGCTACCATGACGAGATCGTGTTGTTCAATGGGAAATTCTCCGGGGACGAGAAACTATTCAGCACATCGTCGCTGTGAAGGCCAACTTACAATTAGATGTTGTTCTGCGAGTGGACTGGTCGACGTTTCGGTGGACCTTTCATGGTGAACATGTTGGATCTGTTAAGTGTTAACTCTCCCGATGGTGACAAGGTCGTTGAGTATGGCCAATTCTTTGTGAGGGTCATCTTTGCTCTGAAGAACTCCGAGGAAAAAGGCCACCGCCAACGTTCTGACATACGTCGATTGTATGAAACTTAATGAAACTAGTGTAGAAGTTGCCCCATAATGCTAGCTCTAGTTCAGTAGTATTTGAGTAGAGGTTGAATTTCTCCTTGTAAAGCCCTTGTGTGATGAAACAGCAGGAGGCTGGGGTAATCAAATGCTGGATAAATGATCTGGTGTGTATGTGATACTATCTGCTTGATTGGCATTATATTTTCAGCGCTAGCCAATGTTTCCTATTAATTTGCATGCATCTTTCCAGTGTTTTGTGTGCATAACGATCCATATGGAATGGAGAAAACATAAATCAAATGCGTTAACATCCGCAGTAGATATGGTAAATATATTTTGTGATTTAGATATGTTAAATCCTATATTTTACCCAAATGGTAAGTGCCATCCATGTGCCACGAAGCATTCCGGTACTGGCGTTTTCTACAACTAAAATTGCCATCCGAAAAGaaaaacaaaccccaaaaaataaAATGAAACTTGCCATCGAAAAAGAAGTTGCCATCGTCGCGTCACTAAACTTGCCATAAAAAATGTTCAGAGTTGCCATGTGTTTGTGCCACACGCGTATGAGGGTCCATATTTTAAGTCCTAGCTAATGTCTCCCTTTAATCTATGCATCTTCTGGTGGTTTGTGTCACAGATTTGATTATATACTTTTTGTGGCATATAACACCTAATTTGTAACTCGAATTTTGGGCCAAAGCTAGGCTCAAAACTGAAGGGGGGGAATCATAAACCTGGACAGAGGAAGTAGCATAAGAAAAAGTAGTAAGCGTGGTCTCAGAATAGACGAGTAAGATGGCAAAGCATAAACATGTTTCCATAAAGACAGAAAAGATAACACAAAGTCACAAACCACAAAAGAACCGTGCGGAGAGGAAGTGGCCAAACCACCACGCTACTAGTCGCCCCGTTTGCTTAGTTTTTTCTGCCGGCCATGGCCTCGAATAGGGCTGGTCCTCCTCCATGTACATCCAACCCGTCGCCACGACTGCAGTTTGGCTCGGTTCCAGGCCCAACAATGTCGTCCAACTATGTTTACATAAGAACTGTAACCCTCAAGTCTTGGGTAATACTACCTAtttaaagaaatataagagcggtGTCATAAACTTGATCGTCCCCATGTCGCCCAAGCGGTGTCACAATTTCTTCTTTATATTATCAGCTGCACAGCTTCTTTTGTAgattttgttcttctttctccaGACCACCAGAAAAAGGAGCATGATTGGGCAACCAAACCTATGTAACCGATAAACCATATAACTCGGTCTCATATTCAAGAGATCCAAAACCTTTTTGGCTTGCATCATGAGAATGAAATTCATAGGTTCAGGAGATCCAAGACCTTTTTCAACTTACCATGCCTACTCTAATCAATTAAAAGAGTAACCACTCGCAGAGTTCTCTTTACATATATACAGAAAACAGGTTGCTTTACCTCGTGCATTGGAAAAATTAGCCAATCTGTCGCTGCATCATACTGGCTGCCTACGGTTTTTATGTATTGGTGCCCCACCAACGGTCCAAGAAACCCACCTGCTGATGATGCAAAATCGGTTCCCCTACGTGTGTAAGTTTCCTAAAGACCTTGCACAACCACTTCCACCGAAATCTCGGGACAAAGGGGACGAGAAGAACACGGGGAAAACAAGAAACAGCAGCCAATCCACATAGGCAAAGAGCCCACCACCAAATAAGCGGGAAGCGGAGAAACCCTACAAGGGGAATCTGCGCAGCAAGGCACACGTCTGCTTCTAGTTATCTATGAGTGGTGCTGAACATTGTGACACATCGCATTACTTCACAACAAAACTATTCCTGGAAGATTGCAATCACCTGGCATTCAAAGGCAGGTGAATCTTCCCCTTCACTGCTGGTCAGGAAGGTCGTCGAGGATGAACGGGCCGAGTTTCCCTGATCTGAAAAGAGTCAATAACTTCTTGGAGGCCGGGCCATGTGATTCATCAAGCGGTTTGTGGGGTATTCTGAACACCTTTCGAAGGGCAACAAGCTGTGAGTCGATTAGACTTTCCAGCTCGTTATCTTCATCGAGGTTGCCTGTGAATTCCATGGCTGTACTGCACAGCGTTCTCTGGACCTCTATCACCAAGTCCTGTAACAGGAGGATGAGGTTGTTAACTCCTATAGGAAATAGATGACTTGGAGGAAACGATTGATTACCACAGTATCATGGGCACAGCAAGTTTTTTTTTAAGGTTAAATGTGCAATTTGCACCGTACGAATAGTATGCATAATAACAATGAACAACAAGCAGCTTTTGATTGGACAGAAAGATGATAGTAGGAAGTTCTGTGTAAGTTTATTATCCTGTGCTATCTTGAAGACGAGTCACAAAATCAACTCTGACACACAAGCAGAAATGATGAAGCAAACAAGTGGGAACACAAAGGATTGAGCAAAATAAAAAGAAATACATGAAAATAATTGGCAAGTCAACAAAATGTACTATTTTACAGTTCAATTATATTTAATTAGAATAATTAACGAGATATGGCAGATAGACATAATCACATGGTGGGAGTTCGACTAGCACAAAGTGTGCTGCAGAACCCATCTACCTGGATATGGACCTTTTTGGATCTCAACCACTATATGCTGAGGTGTACACAACAGAGGAACTATAGTGACACACATCAGCGCAATGCACTACAGCATTGCATGATAACTGCTGTGGTAGGATAGATAGATAGAATTGCACTAACTAATATGGTGGGTTTTACACGTGGATGCAGCACACTCCACCAAAACTATGAGCACACATTAATCAAATCAATAAGACCATATTATCAACTTCTGCCATGGCCCTAAATTAGATCAGGAAATACAAATTAGCATCTATTGGCATTATTCCTTACAATTTTGCAGGACGAGCTAGAATAGTACTGGAGTGAAAACAAACCTGAAGCTATGTGTGGCACACAGAAAGTTGATAATTTAGCATCATACTAAAATAAAAACATGCAAACAAAAGATATCCCATGGTCTCATAAAAAAGAAGATATACATGGCGAATAAATTCTTATCCACGAATAAATTCTCCATTATGGGTGTGCTTTGTTGGAGAACAAAGTCGAATGGAATGCCATGGTTCCATTCCACGGAGTGGGTTGGTTTCGTTCCTGTGTTTGGTTGTGGGCATTATGTGCAATGGAATGGTTACATTTCAGTGTTTGGTTCGAGAGATGGAATAGAATAAATTTGGTTCAGCTCACCTCTTGTGTAGAAAAGGGTGAGATTACCTTTCAATGCACCAACCAGCATACACACCAAGCAAAAATCGCAAAAGACTAGCTTTTTGTTGGAAAATTCATATACTGATGCCTATGTTTTACGTGTGTAAAATTTATTACTATATAAACCACACCATGGACAGTGTGGACTAGCCTTTTTCTTTTCCTTCAATGCTCAGAATTCTAACTCTGATAGAGCAGCTATGAGAATGCAGGAAAACGAGGGTCGATGCTATGGGACATGATAAAGTGAggggaaaacaaaagaaaacaaggaGGAAACTTCTAGCAGCTAGCTGATGTTGTAGCTAGTAGCACTAGAGCAAATCACCCTACTAGCCGATGCTGCTGCCGCTCCTCTCTCTGCTAGCCGCTCACAATCTctggtgctgctgctctgctGCGTGCTAGCTGCTTCTTTCCCAGGCTTCCCCTGCTGCCCCGCCGAGGCTCATCGCTGCTCCGCTCCTGCCTGGCCGCTAACGCCGCAAGCAGCTGCTGCCAAGGAGTGCCGCACAGGCATCGCACCGCCACTGAGGAGCGCTGTCCACAAATCGATCCGCCCGCCCGCTGCCCTGCGAGCCTACGCCGCTGATTTTTGCTTCATTGCTAGACCTACGCCGCTAACCGCCTTCTCGCTGGGAGTGCCACTGTTTTTCCTTTGCTCATAGCCCACTGCCACTGTTCTTTCCATCTCCACCACCACGTTATGCAAGAGAGAGATGATGGGATAGGTGGGTTAGGTGGGGGTGAGAGAGACGTGGGTGGTGAGACGAAATTGTTCTTTTCCGCTAAGAGCTGGAACCATGTAATTCCAAAGATTTGGAGGAATCAGTGGATTCCGGATCTTCTAGCTAGCAGTCTAGCACAGCCAAAAAATATGCTGAAATCCAATTTCGCCGCACATATTTTAGCAAACCTTGGTGCTGATAGTTTAATCTGCAGTGAATCAAAGATTGTGGCTTCAAAATTATCAACTTCTGCCATGGTACTATACTAGTTTGCACGACAAAGTTATCATTATTTCGAACTATTTTGCAACACTAGGCCAGGATACAGCAGTGTCAAATGACCGAAGCAATGAATTGTGGTACATAAAATGTCAACAGTCTACCATTAATGTATAGTAACTAAGACATACCAGAACAAGATATTCTATGCTGGAGAATTTATATTGTGAATAAATTCACTATTGAACTTGTTGCCAGCAAAACCACACAAAATTGGCTGAAATCCAACTTTGCTACACACACTCTGAGCTAACCTCCAAGCTGACTGTTTAATTTGCAGAGTTCAAAACAGAGTATGACAGAAAACAAACTAACAAAAACTAGATGGATGTGTAATGTTTGCTAATGACCCAACTTAGCCTAATGCTAGCCCCAGCTAGCAGTGAATTGAAGATTGTGACTTCGATACATCATGAATATAAAGTGAAGATAAATGTATACCTAGCAGGTTAGCGATATCAATCACCAGCACTTCACAGTTACTTTATAACTACCATGTCAACTGACAAGCTAGCTGCATAGAGTGCAACAGAGCAATTAACAAAGAGGGTAGCATCTAATGAAAAAAAACCGAAACCATGACTCAAAGCTACAAATAATGCAGGCTCACATCAGATGTGAACCATAACCATTTCATGCTAATCCAGTGCATCTGATTTTAAAAACTTCAGGTGGTAGGATCACACTGATTGTAAGGAGTTATTATTATTTTCAAAATAATCATCCATGTGATCCTCAAACCCTCATATATCTAATAGATCCTAATGTCAGCTGATGGCACACAAGAAAAGTTTGCATGATAGCACCTGGATATGGGTTTGGAGACATGCCCCCTTAATTGGCTCATGCAGTGCATTTTCTGATAAGAGCCAGTACCTGAACATACAAGGCATCTGAATTGTTAAAACGCTGCCTCCTCCGCACTGAACCTCTAGACCCTTTTTCACAACTGTCATCTGGATCTTCATCAAATTCTTCTCTTCTGTGTAGCAATCGCTCCCAATGTAGAGGGGTTTTTCTAATATTAAGAAGAGATAATAAATATTTGGCTATACGCTCCTCTCCAACCACCGAATCTTTAACAGCTCCTGTACATAAACAGAAAAGTACAATATTACAATGTGGCAATACAAGTATGTGAAAAATCCAATATCAGAGGAGAGTAAAACTAGTAAACAAACCATGATAATCATTACGAGGAAGGCATGCCAATAATCTTGCTCTTCAGATAATTGTTGGCACAGAGAAAAGGACAGTACAGAATAAGAATCTAACCTGTCAGAGCAAGCTTTAGACCTGTTTCCATGTCTGGAATGCTTGGCACTAGAACACCTGGTGTATCAAGCACGTAGATGCTCGGCTGGCTTGCAATCTATCAAAAAAAACATTGCATTGTTTAATGTACTCAATTAGTCATAACAGAAGAGACCAAACAACAGGGCACTGTCCTAGAAATGGCTCGTACTTCTACAAATGCACTCACTTCAATAAAGGGTCACTGACACAGCAGTTCCATGTGTGGACAGTTGAAAATTACTGAGCTGATTGTTTTCGTGAAAGAGAATGGAGTCAGGGTTAAATGAAATAATTACCAGCCGAGCGCGATGACAGGGCCACATACGGCATATGGGCCAAGGACATGTTTGGTTTGTAACCACACGTTGCCAAATGTTAGGCAGACAAGTTAGGCAAGTGTTTGGTCGCAGCCACGACACACTTTCTTAGCCTCTTACCCCACTTTTCATAGTCATTTGCTAGCCAACTTCTGCCACAAGTGTACAACCAATTTTACTGCCTTGCCACACTTGTAGCACAAAAGTGGGGTACAGCGTGGAAGTCAACTAAACACGCCCTAAATGAATTGTACTAGGTTTTGGGTTGCATGCCCAAGTTGCCCGTCGTATGGATATGTTTAAAATGTATGCAGAACAAAGAGAATGGAGAGCACAGAAGTAAAGAAAGGCGAGTGCAGCGTTTCTGCTCCCGAGCTCATctgcacacccccccccccccctgacgaaaaaaatcaaaacaaatactaaaaaaaatcaaaaaaatccaaCTTTTTTTTGTGTGGTAGATAAGTTTATGCGTGAGGTGCGCTCcaagtttcaactcatttggacatctgagcaactctcagcaaaaaagacaaattcaagGTCTGTAAAAAAGTTTACTGTTCACACACTGTTCTGACTCGATTttttttttgctgagagctgctcAGATGTCCAAATAAGTTGAAATTTGGAGCGAACCTCGCGCATAAAATTGTCTATCACACACAAAAAAATTggatttttttgaacttttttagtatttgttttgatttttttctgccgggtgcagatgagcctgggcaccgAATTGGGTTTTCGAATTCGTGGCATCTATTTTCTCATGTGTCTTTGTTTTTATGCTGTCCCCAAATCTTAGCTAAGATTGTGCATATGTGCCGTGACAAAGATCTTCTATTTTGTGAGCTTCAAGGCACATAGGTAGCTAATTTAGTTGCCAGATGGAGCTGCAAAGCAAGACTTGCCAGTATACATAATATAACTATTATTAAAAACTTGAAGTTAAAACATAGTTTGTATCTTCTTAGTAGGAATAAGAGGGAAAAAGTTTCCAAGCTTCCAGCAGCTAGTCCATATCCATGGATGTGTGCCTATTTGCAATGAATACTACGTCTAGTGTTGAATATGCGCGAATAACATAAAGTAACAAACAAAAAGGTACTCAAATATGACTCAAGTGGACAGTCATTCACGTGCATAATATAACTGACAAAGCAGTCAGGTTAACATATGATATCTGTTGTCTTTCCTGGTATCTAGAACAGTGATAATGAGCATCTGGAAAACATAAATTAACAAATTCAGTCGTGCCATTGACCTTAGAGCCTCACCTTATATCCTGCAATGTCTTGTGTAACTCCAGGGAGAGGTCCAACTCTAGCCCGCTTCATCTTATCGTTCACTGGGAATAGAGCAACAACAAACATGGATAACCAAGGAAATAAACAATATCCCTCTTTATTCTAAAACTGACTCCTAATGCAGCACCCATGTTAAGCCACATCACCCTAAAAAGACCAGTCATTGGATTATATCGAGGGTCAATCAAGTCTGTTAAATCTTCACAGTTAAGACCTACAAATAGCCTTGTCTTTTGGTCAAATAACACATCCCTTGATGAAATGGTGTCTCTTTGTTAAAAGACATGTCCCTTGGTGAAAAGGTGTTTCTTCATGAAAAGACACGTCAGTTGGTGAAAAGACGTCTCTTCGTGGAAAGACACGTCCCTTTGTGAAATGATCTTTCTTCGCAGAAAAACATATTAGAAAAAGATTGACAAGAAACATAATATTTTTAAGATTACCACATTACAAAAATTCACTTTGTAAATTCCCAAAATATGCCACCATTGAAActgtcttaactgtgccagaaaACTAATGTACCAAAATTTAGCATTTCAATTTGGTTATGCACTTCAACAACATTTGAACTTTGCAACTCTATGCTTAAAAATGCAAATTTTATACATAAATATTTCAAAATAAACTAACTAAAACAATCTAATAATACCTGCAGCAAAGTGTGGGCTTTACACTAGTTTCTGCTATATTGGTCATACCTGGAAATCTGGAATTGGCAATTCTATGAATGGAATTAATGAGTGCAGACTTTCCAACATTGGGGACACCAACTACCATAACAAGAAGTGTGGGCTCTTTCAAGATTGCTTCCCTTAGTTTCAACTCCACAAGCCCAAGCAGCTGTTAGTTACAGAAGCAAACTTTAGATGTGTTAAACACTTAAACCTAAACTTAGGACTAAATGAAGCAAATCATCATCTAGGCCAGCGAGTTAAAAACTTGAAATACTTACAGAGCCAAACGGAGGTTGAGTCAAATGAAACGATAAAGATATCAAAATCCAGTTAATAACATACAAGACGCAGTTTCACAAGTCTGAATCCTAGTACAAACCTACTTCAATTGATATTCCTATTGATCTGGGAGTTACTATGAAGGTTCAGTCATCACGTGCCCTATTAAGTTAAGCCAGCTCGTGTCCTAGTAGGTTAGGTTTAGAATTCTCGTAGAAGCCCTAGTAGTGGAAGGCTCTGTTTGTGAATGACCTTTACCAGCGCAGAATATAGAATCTCAGCAAGTGGTCTAGGCGTCTAGCGGCCAGTTACCCCTACAATGACTAATTAGGTAAATGAACCCCGCTCTCAAAGTTGCAAATAGTTTCAGAGCTTTAACATCTGATTGATGCTTTCAGTATAATACAGAAGATATCCTGTGAGGTTTACACAAAGAAAAATGGATAAACATGACAGTAACAGTTAGCTAACCTGATTAATAGAGTTGCTGCTGTGTGCATTTAATGAGATGCAATCTTGCTTACATGATTGAAAATGATCAAGCCACATCTGCATATTGGTGTAAATGCGATATTGTGAGTATCAGCATCAGCACCAAATCTCATTGTGTATGATAACATGATCAAATCTCATGAATGTTTCAACAAGAGATAGTGCTTCCAGCCTGAGGAGGCTGACCAAACTAGATAGGTGCTTACATTCATTATATTGGGATTCGCTAGATCTTTCTTGTTTAGAGCAAGGATGCGCCTCTTAGCTGAGAGAACCGGCTGAAGGTCTTCGTTTGCTGAGGATAACGGAATCTGATCATAAGTTACATCAGTTGCAAGAAAGTAATCCTCAGAGGAATAGAGAAACACAAGAAGCAAACAAAGACTCGTCAAATAGGCAGTTAAAATGATGACAATGCCTGAAGCATGTTTCGTCAGCTCAGTAGATGATGCTACATTTTCTTTGGCGGGCATCTTGATCATTCATCATATACTTAATACTTATAATAATAAAGTAAGAACCTAAGGCTAAGTTATGCCCGGTTCAAAAAAAAAAGAACCTAAGGCTAAGAAGTGAGACGAACATTATGTTCGGTTTCAAAATGAGTTCCACGGAATAATGGTTTAAGTTGCATGCAAGAAGGACATAATAAAAGATGGTGCTGTAAGaaagacatttcatcgaacaccctACGTGCACCAGGAAACTGCCTCCCTTGTGATCAACAAGGCGAGACATTTCCGAAAGAGGATAGTGGTGAGTAAATGGAGGGGAGCGGGTGCCGGGGGGCTTACGCGGGCGTCGCGGACCTCGATGACGAGGTCGGCGAGCTTGAGGCGGTCGCGGATGGCGCGTGAGGCGGCAGCCATGTGGCCGGGGAACCAGTTGATGGCTCCGCCGCCGGCGTTGAAGGCCATCTCACTGGCGCGCTTTCCCGCACGCGTTAGACCCCGCATCCTGGCGGTGGCGGCTCAACCACGCGTCGACGTCGGCGTCGGCGGCGCTGCCCCTCCTAGGATGCCCGTCTCTCGCTGCAAGAAGCTTTACAATTGAGACTGCTTCTTTTTTTCGAGGGGAACTAAGGCAAAAAAACCGTCAGTGCCGTGCTGCTTTTGTTTCGCACAGTGTCGGCCCAAGCAAGCCCACGCCGGGAAAAACCGTCAGTGCTATATCTCGCCTACTGCGAGATGTAGCTCTCGCTCCACTCAAGTTTTTTTAAAACACAGTACAAATGCAGACGCTCGCATACACGCATATACACTCAATTCTATTAACGCACGTATGCACACCCTACCTCTATGAGCAACTTTGAGATACTGAGCCAACACATTATCTTGAGATTGACGCAGTCGTCACAAACGGCTTCGTAGTCGACGGTAATGTCTCCTCTCATTGA
This genomic window contains:
- the LOC109767816 gene encoding short integuments 2, mitochondrial isoform X3, encoding MNMWLDHFQSCKQDCISLNAHSSNSINQLLGLVELKLREAILKEPTLLVMVVGVPNVGKSALINSIHRIANSRFPVNDKMKRARVGPLPGVTQDIAGYKIASQPSIYVLDTPGVLVPSIPDMETGLKLALTGAVKDSVVGEERIAKYLLSLLNIRKTPLHWERLLHRREEFDEDPDDSCEKGSRGSVRRRQRFNNSDALYVQDLVIEVQRTLCSTAMEFTGNLDEDNELESLIDSQLVALRKVFRIPHKPLDESHGPASKKLLTLFRSGKLGPFILDDLPDQQ
- the LOC109767816 gene encoding short integuments 2, mitochondrial isoform X2 codes for the protein MRGLTRAGKRASEMAFNAGGGAINWFPGHMAAASRAIRDRLKLADLVIEVRDARIPLSSANEDLQPVLSAKRRILALNKKDLANPNIMNMWLDHFQSCKQDCISLNAHSSNSINQLLGLVELKLREAILKEPTLLVMVVGVPNVGKSALINSIHRIANSRFPVNDKMKRARVGPLPGVTQDIAGYKIASQPSIYVLDTPGVLVPSIPDMETGLKLALTGAVKDSVVGEERIAKYLLSLLNIRKTPLHWERLLHRREEFDEDPDDSCEKGSRGSVRRRQRFNNSDALYVQLACQLTW
- the LOC109767816 gene encoding short integuments 2, mitochondrial isoform X1, with translation MRGLTRAGKRASEMAFNAGGGAINWFPGHMAAASRAIRDRLKLADLVIEVRDARIPLSSANEDLQPVLSAKRRILALNKKDLANPNIMNMWLDHFQSCKQDCISLNAHSSNSINQLLGLVELKLREAILKEPTLLVMVVGVPNVGKSALINSIHRIANSRFPVNDKMKRARVGPLPGVTQDIAGYKIASQPSIYVLDTPGVLVPSIPDMETGLKLALTGAVKDSVVGEERIAKYLLSLLNIRKTPLHWERLLHRREEFDEDPDDSCEKGSRGSVRRRQRFNNSDALYVQDLVIEVQRTLCSTAMEFTGNLDEDNELESLIDSQLVALRKVFRIPHKPLDESHGPASKKLLTLFRSGKLGPFILDDLPDQQ